DNA sequence from the Vicia villosa cultivar HV-30 ecotype Madison, WI linkage group LG3, Vvil1.0, whole genome shotgun sequence genome:
ACATCAACTAAATTACATAGGTAACGATAAAATTTAAATTAGATTTTGatcaaacttgattttatttatatttaaaaccaGGTCTAACTTCAATTAGATTTCATAAATAATGAAAACATTGTAAATaaaaaagtttggaaaaaatgcaaaattgaaatttattgtattatatatatatatatatatatatatatatatatatatatatatatatatatatatatatatatatatatatatatatatatatatatatatatataaaactattccaatttttaatctttatttataattttaaatttatgacTCCattaaagagagaaaaaaaatgttaatttagaGTTAAATATGCTATCggcattttattaataaaattaattaaaatttaaatatattaaatcaattaaatataaTCAAAGATATGATATTAAATATTGCATCATAAATACCTatgcaaaaaaatttaaattattactcgcataaaaaaatatagaaataaaaaaataaatatctaaGATGGATGTGAGTGTTGCATATATAAATGAATGGTGAGATCAGTATTTTGTTATTGTGAAAGTTAAATTATGCGATTTGATTGAAATTATCTACAACATAAAACAGCTTGGAACCAATGATGTACATGTGATCCCGatccatattaatttttttataggaaaatcCATATAAGTCAATGGACAAATTTTAGATCATGAAAAATAATACTCCATAGAATATAGTAGAAGCAAGTATATATTTTGGTTTTTGTATGTATATATACGTACGGTGACGTACTCTTATAGTATTAAATGTGGACGGATCTGTACGCCATAGAATATTATTCCTTCTGGATTTGATTCATAAATTTTATAATGATATTATCATGTAATGATCTGGCACAGATGTGAATCTAAAATACTCCAGAGTACAGGTCACGGTCTTCATGGAGATTGAATATTCAATTCACTATATTACTGGCGTGACTTGGTTCCAACCGGAGTTTATAATCTATCTTCTTTTAAAAGCAAGACTTGGTCATTTCCGGGGACTTTCATTTTGGGTTTAGACATTGGTCTTTCTTTGAATAAGTTGAATCTAAATGATATTTACTTAAGATGAACATATCTTTTTTACGAATAAATGATTAAAAACCCTCTTGTTTGGCATATAAGTAACATAATCATTAGTATTCTACTCATTGCAAAGTATAATTGAGGTCTCACCGCggatttaataatatatttcgcGTGTGTTTGGTGTTAcggtgaaaaaaattgattttgaaagaactgattctataaaattaattttagttaaaattaagtttaatataaagtgatttatgtttgggtATATTCAAAACTAAAGTGATTTATATGAAAAatgtttgaatatttttattaaaattgctTTTCGGATTGCAAATGACTAAAAagggttttaaaaataaatcattcaaataaaaatacaaatacaactcgaaaaaaaaaatccaaataaccatgtttaataatttatttacaccaaaaaccatattttcggaaaaattaccggtatgaccaggtttcagaggtggtctccacataggagccacctcaggtggcgccaaCCCCCAAATTGTCACAACatatgcgccacccagggtggcatcaatgttgttttttttgtttctagccacctagggtggcgccttctcacactttctttttttttttgttttttttttgttttttttttcttgtttatatactaattttttttttaattttttgttatttattaataaaatggtttttaacataaataaataagttatattttggtttttttatttattaataaaattgttttaacaattaaataaataatgaaacaccACATGTCATTCATTCCAAACATTACAAGTACAAGAAATGCAGAAACAACATTAGAAATACGGTCATACAgttcaaacattacaaatacggtacaaaaaagataaataataaaacatggatattatgctattcacgacccctccgaccatgacccctccgacccggcgccggaccatgacccctctcaccgccagttccgcaatctggaactgttcgaatccggttggaaggatctcgacgagccacttctccacgaccccccctattccttggttgttcttgttgtgtctgggtaggcggtcctcggattagcccctccatgcgctcattggacatgtattcttgtatgttgctgtcaaatagtcgggtccccatgccctcaaagatttgtcttggcggtggagttgcgtcacatggtcggtaaaacccagcgcttgattgaccttgaaaaaatggcattgtttgctggggtgtggtgtacccatattgttggtgttgtggaAATTGGGGTGTGGGGTATCCATGTTGTTGGTACTGTGACGATTGAGTGGTCATTTGCTCGTTTGGGTCGTAATTGTCATCTAGACCCATGTCGGGGCTGGGTTGCCTATTGTAGCTGGAGGGGCCGGCGTCgccgtgttgttgggtgaaggCCCATGATTGTTGCTGGatgggttgcctagtggaggaggaggggccggcgtcgtagtgttgttgggtgaagccccacgaTTGTTGTTGGACGGGTAGCCTAGTGGAGGGGTCAGCGTCACGGAGTTGTTGGGTGAAtccccatgattgttgttggatgggttgactttggtagggcgttgttggtgttgtttgataTTCCTCATGGTCAGGTTGTTCGGATGTTTGGCGTTGTcggcgttgttggcgttgttggcgttgttggggtggttgttggggtggttgttgtgcgtattgttggggtggttgttgtgcgtattgttggggtggttgttgtgcgtGTTGTTGTTGGCGGGGGTCGTGTAGGTAGTAGGGGTCTGACACATACATATCGGGGGTTGTGACTGTTCTATACCAAGCAAGGTATCCCGCGGTTGGAAACATGGGGAGTTGGGCAACAGGGAATTGTAGCAGACGGCTGCGACGCTGTTTCCACATCTCACAAAATTCAGGTGCGAATGTACGATAATCTGCGTGGTCCCATTGATTGTTAACTCTTTTAATATGCCAGCGACCCAAATCAGTGGGGGGATCCGGGATCGGTTGATGCATGCCAAACTGCAGTCTCACACGGTCAGATTGGTGCATCTCCACGATGTTGAACCTTATTATCGGTACTACTGCAGTCCAAACTTCCCGGTCACTCTCGTTTGGCTCATGGTCCAGCAAcaagtatggtctccaattaaactgcgtaggagaaaaaataacatattattaaaaaGCATGATGAATTGTAATACATCTATATTATCATATAAAAGTTTAGGGATAATACATCTTCAGCTCGGAGGTGATCAATTAGGTCCCGATATAAAACAACACTCCCCCTCGGATTCTTACTGTAATCCAATTTAGGACCACAGAAcctaaaaaaaaaagagcaaaaattttatttcagatttttatgaaaaagataGTTAGCATTCAAGGAATAGcgttgaaaaagagaaaaagacgtACCTTGTTGCATAAGGGAACGTGTAGTTGTTCCTGCCTGCAGGGGACAGCGTCGGCAttctccaccaaccccatacttgtaggaggaacgcacatccatagaaggtgcacttctcggcaaccgcgttcttacaaagagactggtataacatcgccaaaacggcggacccccaactatatttccTAATCTTGCTAATACTGTCAAATTTACTTAAATAGAAAAAGTTGACAGTGTTACCTGTCGACTCCGGGAATAAAAGTTTACCAAACATCAACATTATATAGACCTTAGTCATTAACCAAACATGCTCCTCGGTAGAGTTGTCCATCAAGACGAGTTCATCATAATAATCTCTAAGGGAGGCCAGACTGATACCCTGGCCTCTTGAACCTTGAGTAGGCACAACTAGATCTCTTCCCAACACTCTCTCACACATTGAATTAGCATGTTGAACAGATCCATTAACAGCCTTGCCATCAATGGGCAGACCAAGTAACATATAAACATCCTCTAGAGTAATAGTACACTCACCTATTGGAAGATGAAACGTGTGGGTTTCAGGCCTCCATCGCTCTTGTAAGGCAAGGATGAATTTTCTGTCTATGGTGTTGTTGTTAACTTTTATGATATGTCCGAAGCCACATGCTTGGAGATTCGGAATAATCCTCTCGTCGGGTTCAACATAAGCGTGAGAACGTGTACGGAATCGATCAACAGCCTAAGAACCACAAATAAATCGATTAAACTGGATATCATATACGCATGGATGTTTAGAAATAACTATAAACTTACATAGGTCGCCAAATTCGCTCtagttcctctgtgtgtttcacccatggtaagaagttgttgttgagccattttcaagaactctttaagttttctgcggatttgaaaatgcaaagtgtttttttgaagaagaagaatatatgtTGGTGAAAAGAAAGCAAGTCTATGAGAGTATTTATAGAGGGTTGGTGGTTGCTGATGTTAAGTGCATGAGGGCCAAGTGGTGAGCATGCATGTGATACAGATATCAAAGtgataaagatgggttcacatgcATTCTGTGTTGAAATGACCATGCATTCCCGTGTTTTGTGCTGACTTTGTCTAAGCATGCATGCATTAATTGTCTTGTGGCAGAATAGACTAGGCCTGCATCCCGTGTTCGGTGCTGAATTGTCTAGGCATGCATGCATACAGTATTTCGATGCAGGTAGATCACATGCTGGcggatcagattagggttttggcagTGGGGACCACTAGACAAAATTAgggcaaaaaaaaaacaaaaaaaaaaagaaagtacactaatgcgccaccccaggtggcgccatGCTGTAAAAAGTTGGTctaatgcgccaccccaggtggcgcctaCATGCtactgttatttttttttttaaatttagggttagggtttggttagggttttctatgttttttttttgaaaatttagggttagggtttggttAGGGTTTGGTTAGGGTTTTCTGTGTCACCGAAAATAATTAGCATACAGTCTTCGCATGTGATTGCACAgtcgacttgaccagacacaaccatactgtaggttagggttttctatgtttttttttttgaaaatttagggttagggtttggttAGGGTTTTCTGTGTCACCGAAAATAATTAGCATACAGTCttcgcatgtgattgtacagtGTACACTGTTCAGTATGGTtgtgtctggtcaagtcgacTGTAGTTCACCAGTGTCAAGCACACCTCAAATCAACTCAGGCATTCATTTTCCGTCAACTTTattcgcatgtgattgtacagtatggttgtgtctggtcaagtcgacTGTGCAACAGTTCAGCAGTGTCATGCACACCTCAAATCAATTGTGAAACAGTCTGGTGTGCAGCAGTGTCATTTATTCATCAAATCAACTCAGTACGCATGTGATTGTATAGTATTCGCCTTCATAATTGTCATCACTCAATGTTCGTCTACATAAAGGAAACCTATAACGTGTAAACTAACACAACACATTACACATCTGATTACATATTTGCAATAAAACTCTCTACCCACTCAACAATGGCCCCTCCACAATACATTATCAACGCTCATGTTTTTGGCGAGACCTATGACAACGAAGAAGTTGGTTTTCTGTTTAGAAACACTGAGGTTAAACGATTTTGTTTAAGCAGAAAAGCAAATTTCAGTTACTTCAAAGGGAGATTAGAGACGAAGCTTGCAATGGGTGGTGTATCCCAGATTTTTTACCAATATCGATTTCTTCGTGGAGACAACCCGGTCAAGTTTATCCAAGTTGAGATCAAAGACGATGAAGACATGCAGAATATGTTTGCCAATCATGAGTATTCTGGTTACGAATGCATAGAACTGTATGTTACTCTACCAGAAGTTCAAACCACACAAATGGTTGAGTCACAAGTCATTGATGCACTTGGAGACGAGCAAGCAGAGGTCGACGttgtagatgaagaagaagaagcaccggaAATAGAAGTTGATAACCTGGTAAACGAGGAAAGTGAAGATGAACCGGAAGTTGTTGTACCACGAGATCAAGTGCATATGCCTCCAGTGCACATGAGGAACCTGAATTTTGATGGGGATGACGAACCATCGACTGATATTTTCTATGATCCATACACCCAAACAGATCAACGGTTAAAAGTAGGAGACAGTTTtcgttctaaggaggcatgtatcATGGCCATAAAAAGATTTCATATGGCAAACAATGTTGATTTTAGAGTTGATCGCGCCAATGTCGAAAGGTACAAAATTTACTGTAGAAACACTGattgtggattcaggttgcatgcatcatacaggaAGAGAAGTGACTCATGGGTTATAGGATATATTTCCCAAGATCACACATGTGTTAACACAAATGTTTCACAAGATCACCGTAAGCTCAGTTATGACATCATTTGTCAAGAAATCTTGCCTCTAGTTGAAAAAGATCCATCGTTAAAGGTGAAAACGATAATCTCTCATATCGTTGCAACGTACAACTACACTCCGTCTTATAGAAAGGCGTGGCTGGCGAAGACCAAGGCGATCGAAGTTGTGTATGGAAATTGGGAGGATTCGTATAAACGACTCCCACATTTCTTATATGCGCTTCAAATTTATGCTCCTGGTACTGTTACTATTTTAGAGACCCTTCCGGCGCAATCTCCAGACGGAACATCACTTCAAGGAAATGTGATATTCCACAGGCTCTTCTGGGCTTTCCGCCCATGTGTACAAGGATTTTCATATtgcaaaccaattcttcaaatagatggaacttggttgtacggaaaatataaaggcaccatgttgatggctgtggctcaagacggaaatagtaacatctttcctgttgctttcgctcttgtggaaggagaaactgctggaggttggggtttctttctcagaaatcttcggacacacgttgccccccaacctggactttgcttgatttcagacagacatgctgccatcgagagtgcgtacaacaatccagtaaacgggtggcaaaaccctacatcaacgcatgtttactgtattcgacacattgcacaaaatttcatgcgggagataAAGGACAGGGCTCTTCGGAAGACTCTTGTCAATGCCGGATATGCGTTGACTCAACCGACGTTCCAATATTATCGCCAAGAAATTGTAgcggcaaatccagatgcaggcagaTGGGTTGACAGTCTTGCTAGAGAGAAATGGACCAGATCATACGACAACGGGAAGCGATGGGGGCACATGACTACGAATCTTGTGGAGTCTATGAACGGGGTGTTTAAGGGCATCAGACACCTTCCGATTACTGCCTTGGTGGAagcaacatactataggatggCTTCTCTTTTCGCAAGAAGAGGTGAGCGTTGGAATGCAGTTATAGAATCCGGACAATTATGGAGCGAAACATgcgtcaaattcatgaaagagcaatctgccaaagccaacagccacattgtgacatctttcgatcgattcaaccggaccttcagtgttaaagaaacgattgaccataacgagggccttccgagacaacaatacagggttcttatagatgaagggtggtgcgattgtggaaagtttcaagcctttcggatgccatgctctcatgtaattgcagcatgttcgtatgcgcatcaagatccgttagcacttttatctcccatttacaaggcagataccttgctcggggtgtacaacaactcatttcaagtgatggcaaaggaggattattggcctacgtatgaaggggacgtggtttggcataatgataacatgcggagaaagaaaagaggccgcccgaacagcacccggatcacaactgagatggatcatgagaaaatggtacgaaagtgtagcatatgtcgtgaagtcgggcacaataaaaatacctgtcctaaccgtggatcaaattccaccaacaattagttgtatgtcatctgtatttttattgacaatgtttttgtatttgtattaATATTCGTATTTGTATTTGTGtttgtatttgtatttctatttgttatgtatttgtattatcctttattaaatcaactagttgTGTCTTTGTCTCGTAGTGAAATTGTCTTCATGGCCCATACTGCCACTCTTTATTTTGGACAGtcagtcaaatacgcatgctttcgtctagtcccatcaagtcagtcattgatcagtgtgtctgcatttatcatacatgttaggcgtgcttgtaaacagtacgcaacatcattaattttttctacccactactattataaattaggggctcctatggttgagtatacacacagatacacaaaatccaaataccaaacaatcacacaaacacaaccatgcctcgccggacaaccactaggccagatggatgtcaccggacaacagagttgccgccccggagatcaacatggcgtgccgaacctgagccggagtatcgcagaaggaacggacatgtcatattctccgccgtcaaacctcccatgccggttatgttttggaatatctcttccgtcgagcaactcaagaggactctcctgagatttttagagggggagtacgaggccggcgaacagataagaagcatcaagaggcttaaaacaagggccgatcctgtgactggagcaacgataagtttctggcataaggtggaatacgacattgatgtcattcaaatgatgcatggacctaatgacattgttttaaccgtggtgatttcttagatgttttactgtatcttttctgttggttattttctatgtaccttttaattaatcAATGAACTACTCTTTTCCGTGGACGCTCGACTTAACTGATTCACTgaacttatttatttatgttaaaaaccattttattaataaataaaaaaaaattaaaaaaaaaattagtatataaacaagaaaaaaaaaacaaaaaaaaacaaaaaaaaaaagaaagtgtgagaaggcgccaccctaggtggctagaaacaaaaaaaacaacattgatgccaccctgggtggcgcatatGTTGTGACAATTTGGGGGttggcgccacctgaggtggctcctatgtggaggccacctctgaaacctggtcataccggtaatttttccgaaaatatggtttttggtgtaaataaattattaaacatggttatttggatttttttttcaatacaaCTCCTTATTAAATATGAAGTAGTCAAATCAAACTACAAgacaaaaatataatataaagtgCAATACAAATTTGAAACACTAATacgattttaattattattttttgaattctATAATTTGATCACGAATCAAATCTCCAACATGATTCATTTCAGATGAAGAagttatatttaaattttgagaTGAATCCAAGTCAATCGGTTTACGATAATCGTCGTGATCAAGGTCTATGTCTTCATCTTCATAACGATGGAAATCAACATCCATTTCAGCATTCCTTCTAATAAAGTTGCGTATAACCTTTGTTGCAACAACTATTTTAACTTGTGTCTTAATTGAGAATTTAGGCATGTGACGTAAAATTGCAAACCTATTCTTCCATAGGTCAAAAGTTCTTTCTATTTTGCACCTTAAACTTGAATGATAATAATTAAATACCTCATTGTGATTATCAAACCCATTAGACCGTCTAAAATCAGGAAGATGGTAACGTTCACATCTATATGGACCAAGATATTTCATTGGTGTTGGAAAATTGGCATCCACCAAATAATACATacctgataaaaaataaaattataaaatcatgataaataatattaataagttGTAAAGAATAATATTCATACCTGGAGGATAATGTGGAAATTTCATATTAGCATTTGTGAGAGCTTGGTAAAACATATGAGCATTATGAGCAGTACCTTCCCACCCAGCGAATACAAAAGTAAAGCGCATGTTCCAATCGCATATAACCCATTACATTTTGT
Encoded proteins:
- the LOC131657871 gene encoding uncharacterized protein LOC131657871 codes for the protein MAPPQYIINAHVFGETYDNEEVGFLFRNTEVKRFCLSRKANFSYFKGRLETKLAMGGVSQIFYQYRFLRGDNPVKFIQVEIKDDEDMQNMFANHEYSGYECIELYVTLPEVQTTQMVESQVIDALGDEQAEVDVVDEEEEAPEIEVDNLVNEESEDEPEVVVPRDQVHMPPVHMRNLNFDGDDEPSTDIFYDPYTQTDQRLKVGDSFRSKEACIMAIKRFHMANNVDFRVDRANVERYKIYCRNTDCGFRLHASYRKRSDSWVIGYISQDHTCVNTNVSQDHRKLSYDIICQEILPLVEKDPSLKVKTIISHIVATYNYTPSYRKAWLAKTKAIEVVYGNWEDSYKRLPHFLYALQIYAPGTVTILETLPAQSPDGTSLQGNVIFHRLFWAFRPCIKDRALRKTLVNAGYALTQPTFQYYRQEIVAANPDAGRWVDSLAREKWTRSYDNGKRWGHMTTNLVESMNGVFKGIRHLPITALVEATYYRMASLFARRVKLSSWPILPLFILDSQSNTHAFV